A region of the Carya illinoinensis cultivar Pawnee chromosome 16, C.illinoinensisPawnee_v1, whole genome shotgun sequence genome:
TCGAGAGGGGTGCACTCTACAATCTGTATTTTCCTTGGTGATTTTGAACTTCCACAGTCCAATTATCCTATTCATACTTCTTGATCATTATCTAGAGATGGCAGTCATGGTCAGGAAAAGTTTATTGGCTTATGCAAAACATAGTTTTCTCAGTCTAACATTAATCATACAAATTGACTCTATTCACAAACGGAAAAATGAATGGCACAATTTCATCATTGATTGGTCACGGGAGATTTGTAATGACCCTAGAATGATTGTGATTTTCCCAATTAGCCAGCATAgatttatatcttttcaatcATGGTGGGtgaaggaaaataaagaaaatcacGAAGTACCTGATTCTTTTGCATTTCCGTAAGTTCTTCCTGCAGCAATCAAAGGACACTCAATGAGAATTTACACCAAGAAGGCAAGAATGCATGTTTAGTGCAGCTAACAGATTCATGTGTGTCTACATCACTTTCACCGCAATTGTATCTCCTAGAACTGAAACTACCTGTTTTTTCCTCAATTCTTCATTCTCCTCCTTTAACTTTGCAACTTCAGCTTCCAATTCCATGGTATAAGCCTAGAAGAAGCACAATAGACAACATTAGAGTTATTCGCAAGAATTACACAGATTCAATACCACAATATCATTAGGTTTCCTTTTCCCTATATGTTATTTTTCTAACAGCATTAAGGACGCGGGTGACCATTATTACCTTGGGATAAACTTGATCTTTATTATTGCACATGACCGTTAGTTATCAGAACTTTTATCACTGGTTATATCAGGGCGCTATCACATTACCATTCTGCTGCACAATCTTTGATAGAGGTTTTGGATACAAGAAGTTAATAAAAGATGAAAGGAAAAACTCAACGGCTAAGAAAAACTATGTAGCAACGAGAGGATGAGAAACGTTATATTCCTTTGAAGTGACATGGGACAGTGTTCTGTATAGAactacagaaaagaaaaaataaaagaaaaaaaattttactaatattttgGTACTTATAACTGCATCCAAGTTCACGCACTCATTTTACCTGAGTCCTGAAACCCATATGCGTAAAAAAAGCAGAAGAAAATGAACACATCAAACAAAAAGTCACCTGCTTTCGAGCTCGAGACCTCGCAGCTGACTCCCTATTCTTAATCATTCTCCTCTGCCTCCTTTCAACCACCTTCTCCACAGCCCCATTAGACCTCCTCCCCCTTAAACCACCATTAAACATATAAGGAACCGGTGACACAGACGACGTATCCCCGTTACTCTTCCCAATCCCATCTGATGACAGCTGGTTCGCCGGTGACCCCGTCGCAGCACTAAGAGGTCCGGCTCCTAACCCAACAGTTCCCATCCCTCCACCCTGAACCAACCCACTACTCAAACTTTGATCGTTTATCCCCACAATTCCTGCCCTCATTCCTGGACTGCCCAGCTGAGGCATCTGATTTGTTGCATAGGCCACCGTAACCGGCTTAGGAAAAATCTGGGGCTGCTGCTGCTGAGGCCGCGACAACTGCATCTGATCCGATCTGACACCATTCACATTCAGTGGCAAATTCGAAGACtgaatagaaaattgattatcaCTACCCTCTGGAATCCGATTTCCCATCAACCCCGTAACCACACCAGTCTGCTGAAACCCAATTCCTAAACCACTATTGCCAAAGAATCCTGGGGTACTAGGCCTGGCACCCAGTTGGGTGTCCTCTCTCACAACCCCAGCTCTGAACAGGAACTCCTCCAAAGTCATCTCCCCTAAAGTCTGCTGCCTCTGCGGCACACTGGAGCTTCCATTTCCAGTCACATATTCCTTGGATATATCTCTCCACACCTGGTCCACGGTCTTCTGGCTCAGCGTCCTGGGTAGCGTCAGCGAACCCTGCCTCTGTAAGTGCCCAGCGCCAGCAGGTGGGCCTCCGGTACCTTCTGGTGCGGTACCTGCGGAGAAGTTGGCCGTGGTTTGGGTCTCCTCGGCGCTCCAAATGTTCTTGAGTAGCTCGTCCATGTTCATGGAACCAAAGTCCTTCCCTATGCTGCCCCCCATGGTGTTCTGCAACTCGTCGAAGGTCAACGAGTAGATCGACTGCTGCCGCGTTAACGGAAAGTTTTCCGGCGGCCTTCCGTTTCCGTTAGGCTCACCTGGTGGGTCTGTCCCGAAGTTCCTAAAGTGGAAATTGTTCGCCATTTGTTTGCCAAAAACCTGAATGAAACACAGTACTCAGAGCAAGCTAAACCGATTCACCCCTGGCAATCCTATATAGACTTGGAAAGAAAATATTCAATCCCGACACTGAGAAGGATTCGGTTCAAACAACGCACATCATCTGAAAGAGGTTTCAACCGACTGACACACCCAGTGATGCTCAAATCACCAAATCATAAGCAAAATTAAACCACTGGAAAAGAGAGACACAGAGAATCCAAAACCAATTGTCTGAAATCACTGCAAAACATCCAAGACTATTTCAAACCACATAACTTCAAATAACTACAAGAATACGAAACTACAAACGTCGAGCAACTGTGATGATTCATGAAGCTCATAAAAATTCTTGGAAAATCCGAATTTAAAAAACAagataaatcatttaaaatatatttttagataatatataatttatagaaatcattactattactattatttttttttacgatTTCTGTAGTTTCGCCAAGTGTCTCACCTCTCCGTCCCTTGCTGTTTTCAGACACTGGTAGTGGTCCTAAGCGCAGGCCCTGccctttatttataaaatacagaatatattatataattattatattaataataattggcCGGTAGGCGAGGAGACGTGGACCAATTGCTAGAGGGTAGGACGAGTTTGATGTGACGTCCAGCCAACCAGATTTCGCGATGTGGGATAATCCTGATCGTCAATCGTATTTTGTTAATTTTCGGATAGGACGTCGTTgggttgccttttttttttttttaacaaaaacccGGATTTTAACGTGATGTAACGGATTTTAACGTATCTGTGTATTTTACTTTGAGGAATGTCACGTACATAGTACGTACATATaggattattattaaaaaattattatttttttatttatttttcttttactttcattCCAATCAATCActtcatctttcaaatttgtttattttccatTTTACAAATGATGGTAATGTGTTCTTATGttcatattttgaaataaattctctCATCTCCCcattgttaaaaaagaaaaacaaattttacaTCCAAATTATTATTGTAACTTAACTGaggattaaaataatttatcctTAGTTAATCAAAAccttattataaaaaagaatcaaAATCTTAATCAatcatacaaattataaaaaatttgtgttTTAGATGTTGATAGACAATTTTGTAACTTATAGTGCATAGTGCAAAGCAATGTCAATCGAGAAATGATTCACTTATAATTCTtctacaactattttataaatcacttttaaataattgataaaattatatcactcaattaaaaataaattttaatattacaaaactaccatatattatatatagagttgtaaactaatagtaaaatagttgtaaacttatcattttttatatcaattagagaagggaaaaagtgaTGGATGTAGGGGACTTGGTGTAGGGATTGGATTGCACACGAAAGGATCTATGTGGAAAAACCTAGGCTCAGCCGCTTGATTTTTCAATCACATAGGAGTAAGGTAAATGGGAAATTCACATGGAAGGGAGGCGAATGGGAATTCCTGGGTCTCTATTATAACCCAAGTGGTTGAACTTCAAATCCTCTGTTGATGGTGAATCATGGCTCGAAGGTGTAAGCCTATGTTGATGGTGCATTTTGTTTGTTAATAGCGGACGGTGAATGGCGTCAGAAATGGGTCGCGAAAATTAGTGTTTTGGAGATGAAGGAACAATGAGCGTGAATGAGGGAGATGAACGTGAAtggggttggaaatgagttgcgAAAATGGGTTGCGGAGGAGCGATGAACACAACAGCCAACTACTCTGGTCTTGTTTTGAACTTCTGTAGCCTTTCGTTCGTGTTGTCATTTTCTTTACGATTaaatccacttttttttttttttctaaaaacattGCATAAAACTTAGGTGCGGTTTGGACagttagatgagatgagatagttttggataaaagttaaaagttgaataaaatattattagaatattatttttaatattattatttttttaagatttaaaaaaattaaatgatttattatattttttataatttttttaaaaatataataataagatgaaatatttttactatccaaacgaAGTCATATGTCATTTAAGGTCTGGTTTGTGTTAAAAAATGTTgagatatattataaatagtaataaaaaagtatgtcaaaagtaataataaaatattaaatgttaataaaaaataaaaaataacaataaaaaataaaaattaaattataataaaataataaataataataaaatatattaaaaatggtTGAGTTACTCTCAACGCCTAAATACACCTTTTTCGATCCCGTATGAATCGTGTGAAAAGTGTTTGTGGGTAGATTTTTGGGTAGGTGAAACAAAATGtaatttcgaaaaaaaaaaaacaaaaaactaaaagaagacAGCTCAAGAGGACATTTTTGTCCATGAAAAACTGACGGCGCTTATTTTCTTGCACGTGAAAATAAGGAACCAGACAGGACAAACGGCCGGATCTTGCCGCCTACGACTGCAGGAGCAACGACCCACAATTTGCGCAGTCGGATCTATTTGACAAAAATGCCTAATGCCCTGCTCGTGGTCATCATTCATCACAGACTCGAACATCAGTTGAATGGTAGCAAGAGgtctatcttttattttatttgaatttaataatcaataatatatatttattcaatatAAAATAGGATTCAGtttattctatatttattttttaaatgataagatttccaaagaaaatttttaaaatatatatatatatatatacacaaacattttcataattctgttttaaatttgggataagttataatttataaaaataatataattttatataaatactctcaatttgaaatataattatataaaaaattatacatatatcattactttaaaaaagaaattagaatgttaatttttaaataaaagaatcgTTCTAATTGGTCTCAatagtttaaataataaaaaattatattatgaaattaaaaaataatcggagagataaaaaaaaaacaattatagaAGTTAAAAACCTAAAAGTAGAAaaacttgagaaaaaaaaagtgaaatgatAATTACAGTCGTGAGTACGCATATACcgtataatcatttaaaaaaaatacaaaatttatatgaaaataaattaattttttttaatagtaatattttttttttcaaaatgactgtaCAACAGTCGTATAGACATTTATTTCTCTCCTTAAAAAACTTAATAGGAGGAttgtgataattttttataaagtcCATGATAAGTTTGTTCCTAAACCGTGTGAGATTTGTCAATATACCCTCTCACGTGTGGGCCTGTAGTTCAATATATCATTATTGTGAGTAGATCACAGGAATCTATTATCGGTCATAAATTAGCCTGACTTtgatatcatataaaaatattcatttttttacttaaaatgcCTAATAAGAGAAGTATggtaactttttataaaaattaagatgagtttatttttaaatcatataaaacTTCTCAATAATTTACATACTttacgactgtatataatattatttaaaaaaaaaatctcaaattttcacgtaacttatttaaaaaaataaacatttagaACAATTCGTGATTCTTCCATTTTATTTCGCCATCATTCAACTCTTCTTAAAAGCATGGTAGTTGAATTCGGCGATCTTGGAGTTGGAAAACTTGACCTGACTTGACGTGGACGAGATTATCCCTAGGAAAAAATGGATAATGTAATGACAACATTAGctttgaaaagagaaaagaaacaaCATGACAATTTCAAGACAGTAGAAAATTTCATCCTAAATTTCCTCTCAAACTTCCATAAATCAACGGACttcattttttagtcttttttagtatttttatatagattGAGTATAGTTGATACCATACGTTATTTAGAAAtgagaaattattattttttataattaataatttcatattttgtctCTTGAAGATCCAGACTGataataaatttagatataatttttttatatataataattaaggaaatatttttaaatgttgttgtgattttttaaaaataaatatttaaaaataaaatatatatatatgtgaaaaaaaGGCATTTAGCCTTCTAGGAAGAAATTTTCGTGCAATACGGCTCTTTTAATTATACTATTGACGAGTGATTTCGGAGTAAAACTACAGCTTTGATTCAACaaactcataaatattttatggtcaaaatattaattatcttATATGTTTCATCCACCTTTGAATTATCAAActcaagaatattttttttggtcaaaataataataataaaaatcacgTTGgataatttaaagaaagaagatgaggACGATgatgtgggggggggggggggggggggggctttgCTTGTTGGCTAAGGCCATCCTTGCAACAGACAAAAAAACATCGTTTTCGTGGCGTGAAGAAAGACAGTGTACTGTACTGTTTGGGTAAGTAAAGAGTGAAATTGTCCACAAAAAGTGTTCACATTCATGAATGAATTTCCAAAACTGGGCATCTCTTCGTTTCAAAGATTTAGGCCATCATTTCATGGAGCTTTGGGTTTCACACAATCCCTGATTGGATGGAACAACATATGCAGTCCCACCTCGTCTtccaaagtattttttttttttttaagaaatacttTGGACCCAAATTTGGGTTCTAAAGTAGTGTtcggatttttatttttatttttttaataattaagaaattatttttttagcgatgttatgaatttttttatatgtagaaaacggtttttttttttcttagatttgtacttaatagaaaaataattgctagcatcata
Encoded here:
- the LOC122299363 gene encoding ABSCISIC ACID-INSENSITIVE 5-like protein 5 → MANNFHFRNFGTDPPGEPNGNGRPPENFPLTRQQSIYSLTFDELQNTMGGSIGKDFGSMNMDELLKNIWSAEETQTTANFSAGTAPEGTGGPPAGAGHLQRQGSLTLPRTLSQKTVDQVWRDISKEYVTGNGSSSVPQRQQTLGEMTLEEFLFRAGVVREDTQLGARPSTPGFFGNSGLGIGFQQTGVVTGLMGNRIPEGSDNQFSIQSSNLPLNVNGVRSDQMQLSRPQQQQPQIFPKPVTVAYATNQMPQLGSPGMRAGIVGINDQSLSSGLVQGGGMGTVGLGAGPLSAATGSPANQLSSDGIGKSNGDTSSVSPVPYMFNGGLRGRRSNGAVEKVVERRQRRMIKNRESAARSRARKQAYTMELEAEVAKLKEENEELRKKQEELTEMQKNQVMEIMNLQRGVKKQCLRRTQTGPW